In Castanea sativa cultivar Marrone di Chiusa Pesio chromosome 6, ASM4071231v1, a single window of DNA contains:
- the LOC142638883 gene encoding cyclin-U1-1, with translation MLTTVGYNHQSRQLEPSLAEASTPRVLTILSSVLEKLVARNDRLRDCLSAELDELSLGSARLGKSFNAFHGVRAPNISIPKYLERLYKFTDCSPSCFVVGFVYIDRLVHRHPDSLVISLNVHRLLVTSVMVASKMLDDEHYNNAFFARVGGVSNAELNRLELELLFLLDFGVAVSSRVFEFYCLHLEKEMMFNGIGQKIERAIIPSAVDDLTEISVDDTQSSSPPLKSLGL, from the exons ATGTTAACTACTGTTGGGTACAACCACCAAAGTCGGCAGCTGGAGCCGAGCCTAGCTGAGGCAAGCACGCCGAGAGTGCTCACCATATTGTCTTCTGTGCTAGAAAAGCTGGTGGCTCGAAATGACCGGCTCAGGGACTGCCTGAGCGCTGAGCTGGATGAGCTGAGCTTGGGCTCGGCTCGGCTTGGGAAGAGCTTCAATGCGTTTCATGGGGTGAGAGCACCAAATATAAGCATACCAAAGTACTTAGAGAGGTTATACAAGTTCACGGATTGTAGTCCATCTTGTTTTGTGGTTGGATTTGTGTATATAGACAGGTTAGTGCATAGGCACCCTGACTCCCTCGTCATTTCCTTGAACGTGCATAGGTTGCTGGTTACAAGCGTTATGGTTGCTTCTAAGATGCTAGATGATGa GCATTATAACAATGCATTTTTTGCTCGGGTTGGAGGAGTAAGCAATGCTGAGTTAAACAGGCTGGAATTAGAGTTGCTCTTTCTGTTGGATTTTGGAGTTGCAGTAAGCTCTAGAGTTTTTGAGTTCTACTGTTtgcacttggaaaaagagatgATGTTCAATGGCATAGGACAGAAAATAGAAAGGGCAATAATTCCTAGTGCTGTGGACGATCTGACTGAAATCTCTGTAGATGACACGCAAAGTTCTTCACCACCACTGAAATCTCTTGGTTTATAA
- the LOC142640598 gene encoding uncharacterized protein LOC142640598 isoform X2 — MFGGLVTAPSNSPHLRKSGSRPVVFDLATGEVENGVEDNFSHSMETNDLKSASTPMSTAAMMPSPILLWRFKVLLFFVWGFSCCKIGWDSVMRMSVDLRDLFLYEAFLYYNPLLLVTLMVWLWGINLWVFSQANVSYAKIFDLDQNHLTHREIWKCATWMTIIVPTSMTAYLYLYSHGEVSLAASQPVLLYCAVVMILIFPFDIFYLSSRYYLLRTLWRIVLPLQAISFSDFFVADILTSMAKVFSDLERSVCRMVHRQVATIAWFEADSVCGSHSLAIPFVLVLPYLFRFFQCLRQYKDTGEKTTLLNALKYSTAVPVIFLSALKYHVFPDRWTNFYRPLWLISGILNSLYSFYWDVTRDWDWSFTRIFKFSKPHVFSHLLYGRKWVYFWVMGSNLVLRWAWTYKLSAHLRHNYLTVFAVAALEIFRRFQWVFFRVENEWNKMNSKTNIQLSEKDLTEEEEKLLVSNEHNV, encoded by the exons CTACAGGTGAGGTGGAAAATGGTGTTGAGGATAATTTCTCACATTCAATGGAGACAAATGATTTGAAGAGTGCAAGTACACCAATGAGCACTGCCGCCATGATGCCATCGCCTATTTTATTATGGAGATTCAAG GTACTACTATTCTTTGTCTGGGGTTTCAGTTGTTGCAAG ATTGGATGGGATTCCGTTATGAGAATGAGTGTGGACTTACGGGATTTATTTCTATATGAGGCATTTTTGTATTATAATCCTCTTCTACTTGTG ACTCTTATGGTTTGGCTTTGGGGAAttaatttatgggttttttcCCAAGCCAATGTTAGTTACGCAAAAATTTTTGATCTTGATCAAAATCATCTAACTCACCGAGAAATTTGGAAG TGTGCCACATGGATGACTATTATTGTCCCAACTAGCATGACAGCGtatctttatctttattctCATGGAGAAGTATCTTTGGCTGCATCACAACCA GTGCTCTTATATTGTGCTGTTGTGATGATATTGATATTCccatttgatattttttatttatcatccCGCTATTACTTGTTAAGAACTCTTTGGCGAATAGTTCTCCCACTACag GCAATATCGTTCTCTGATTTTTTTGTGGCTGATATCTTGACCTCCATGGCAAAG GTCTTCTCAGATTTGGAGCGTTCAGTATGTCGAATGGTCCATCGACAG GTTGCCACTATTGCATggtttgaagctgattctgTTTGTGGCAGTCATTCCCTTGCAATTccttttgttcttgttttaCCATATCTTTTTCGTTTCTTCCAATGTCTTCGACAATACAAGGATACTGGGGAGAAAACAACCCTTCTGAATG CTTTAAAATATTCGACCGCAGTGCCAGTGATTTTTCTATCAGCCCTTAAATATCATGTCTTCCCTGATAGGTGGACAAATTTTTATCGGCCTCTCTGGCTCATCTCTGGTATTTTGAACTCTTTGTACTCATTCTACTGGGATGTTACCCGTGATTGGGACTGGAG CTTCACTCGGATATTCAAGTTCAGCAAACCACACGTCTTCTCACACCTGTTATACGGACGAAAATGG GTTTATTTTTGGGTGATGggaagcaatcttgtattgcgttGGGCATGGACATACAAGCTCTCTGCCCATCTTCGCCATAATTACCTTACGGTGTTTGCAGTTGCTGCCCTGGAGATTTTCCGTCGCTTCCAATGGGTTTTCTTTCGTGTAGAGAATGAATGGAATAAAATGAACTCCAAGACAAACATTCAGCTCTCAGAAAAAGACCTGACAGAGGAGGAAGAGAAGTTACTTGTTTCTAATGAGCACAATGTATAG
- the LOC142640598 gene encoding uncharacterized protein LOC142640598 isoform X1: MFGGLVTAPSNSPHLRKSGSRPVVFDLATGEVENGVEDNFSHSMETNDLKSASTPMSTAAMMPSPILLWRFKVLLFFVWGFSCCKIGWDSVMRMSVDLRDLFLYEAFLYYNPLLLVTLMVWLWGINLWVFSQANVSYAKIFDLDQNHLTHREIWKCATWMTIIVPTSMTAYLYLYSHGEVSLAASQPVLLYCAVVMILIFPFDIFYLSSRYYLLRTLWRIVLPLQAISFSDFFVADILTSMAKVFSDLERSVCRMVHRQVATIAWFEADSVCGSHSLAIPFVLVLPYLFRFFQCLRQYKDTGEKTTLLNALKYSTAVPVIFLSALKYHVFPDRWTNFYRPLWLISGILNSLYSFYWDVTRDWDWSSFTRIFKFSKPHVFSHLLYGRKWVYFWVMGSNLVLRWAWTYKLSAHLRHNYLTVFAVAALEIFRRFQWVFFRVENEWNKMNSKTNIQLSEKDLTEEEEKLLVSNEHNV; this comes from the exons CTACAGGTGAGGTGGAAAATGGTGTTGAGGATAATTTCTCACATTCAATGGAGACAAATGATTTGAAGAGTGCAAGTACACCAATGAGCACTGCCGCCATGATGCCATCGCCTATTTTATTATGGAGATTCAAG GTACTACTATTCTTTGTCTGGGGTTTCAGTTGTTGCAAG ATTGGATGGGATTCCGTTATGAGAATGAGTGTGGACTTACGGGATTTATTTCTATATGAGGCATTTTTGTATTATAATCCTCTTCTACTTGTG ACTCTTATGGTTTGGCTTTGGGGAAttaatttatgggttttttcCCAAGCCAATGTTAGTTACGCAAAAATTTTTGATCTTGATCAAAATCATCTAACTCACCGAGAAATTTGGAAG TGTGCCACATGGATGACTATTATTGTCCCAACTAGCATGACAGCGtatctttatctttattctCATGGAGAAGTATCTTTGGCTGCATCACAACCA GTGCTCTTATATTGTGCTGTTGTGATGATATTGATATTCccatttgatattttttatttatcatccCGCTATTACTTGTTAAGAACTCTTTGGCGAATAGTTCTCCCACTACag GCAATATCGTTCTCTGATTTTTTTGTGGCTGATATCTTGACCTCCATGGCAAAG GTCTTCTCAGATTTGGAGCGTTCAGTATGTCGAATGGTCCATCGACAG GTTGCCACTATTGCATggtttgaagctgattctgTTTGTGGCAGTCATTCCCTTGCAATTccttttgttcttgttttaCCATATCTTTTTCGTTTCTTCCAATGTCTTCGACAATACAAGGATACTGGGGAGAAAACAACCCTTCTGAATG CTTTAAAATATTCGACCGCAGTGCCAGTGATTTTTCTATCAGCCCTTAAATATCATGTCTTCCCTGATAGGTGGACAAATTTTTATCGGCCTCTCTGGCTCATCTCTGGTATTTTGAACTCTTTGTACTCATTCTACTGGGATGTTACCCGTGATTGGGACTGGAG TAGCTTCACTCGGATATTCAAGTTCAGCAAACCACACGTCTTCTCACACCTGTTATACGGACGAAAATGG GTTTATTTTTGGGTGATGggaagcaatcttgtattgcgttGGGCATGGACATACAAGCTCTCTGCCCATCTTCGCCATAATTACCTTACGGTGTTTGCAGTTGCTGCCCTGGAGATTTTCCGTCGCTTCCAATGGGTTTTCTTTCGTGTAGAGAATGAATGGAATAAAATGAACTCCAAGACAAACATTCAGCTCTCAGAAAAAGACCTGACAGAGGAGGAAGAGAAGTTACTTGTTTCTAATGAGCACAATGTATAG